One stretch of Deinococcus taeanensis DNA includes these proteins:
- a CDS encoding ABC transporter substrate-binding protein gives MSRSFLSLSAALTLCTLSVAHAEAFNWKAQRGKTITVSVVKSPWSDILQDRLGEFEKLSGINVNLTVLPEQQARQKLAIDFASGGRTVDVFDSSLTVEKSRFSQAGWYEPLNKYMVAGKLDPNYRFDDFFTSARTAVKTSEGQIIGLPWKADVQVLYYRKDLFAQAGLKAPTTLEELESAAAKLHVPGKMYGYAARGLKNANAYTFAFALQAFGGKWVDSKGNSAVNSAQAVKALNWYSGMLKKYAPPSVISYNWSEVLGLFQQEQLAMFNDGIGFAVQLEDKTKSKVAGKVGYAVLPGRLAPATYNALAMSSRSGNKDAAFVFMQWATNRAFDKYLVENGVTSPRQSSWTTATNKPLDTIPWAKTYFDALKVAKPAFPEVPPVQEMRDTVGIAIVQSIQGAASKPALDQANRDFQTALNSAKQ, from the coding sequence ATGTCACGCTCTTTTCTCTCGCTGTCCGCCGCCCTGACGCTGTGCACCCTGTCCGTCGCCCACGCCGAGGCGTTCAACTGGAAGGCCCAGAGAGGTAAGACCATTACAGTCAGTGTGGTCAAAAGCCCCTGGTCCGACATCCTGCAAGACCGGCTCGGTGAGTTCGAGAAACTCAGCGGCATCAACGTCAACCTGACGGTCCTGCCCGAGCAGCAGGCGCGCCAGAAACTCGCCATCGACTTCGCCTCCGGCGGCCGCACGGTCGACGTGTTCGACTCCAGCCTCACCGTGGAGAAGTCCCGCTTCTCGCAGGCCGGCTGGTACGAACCGCTGAACAAGTACATGGTGGCCGGCAAACTCGATCCGAACTACCGCTTCGACGACTTCTTCACCTCCGCGCGCACCGCCGTCAAGACCAGCGAAGGCCAGATTATCGGGCTGCCCTGGAAGGCGGACGTGCAGGTGCTGTACTACCGCAAGGACCTCTTCGCGCAGGCGGGCCTCAAGGCGCCCACCACCCTCGAGGAGCTTGAAAGCGCCGCGGCGAAACTGCACGTGCCCGGCAAGATGTACGGCTACGCCGCCCGCGGCCTGAAAAACGCCAACGCCTACACCTTCGCTTTCGCGCTGCAGGCGTTCGGCGGCAAATGGGTGGACAGCAAGGGCAACTCCGCCGTCAACAGTGCCCAGGCCGTCAAGGCCCTGAACTGGTACAGCGGCATGCTCAAGAAGTACGCGCCGCCCAGCGTGATCAGCTACAACTGGAGCGAAGTGCTGGGCCTGTTCCAGCAGGAGCAGCTGGCGATGTTCAACGACGGCATCGGCTTCGCGGTGCAGCTGGAAGACAAAACCAAATCCAAGGTCGCCGGAAAGGTCGGCTACGCGGTGCTGCCCGGCCGCCTGGCGCCCGCCACGTACAACGCCCTGGCGATGTCCTCCCGCAGCGGCAACAAGGACGCGGCGTTCGTGTTCATGCAGTGGGCCACCAACCGCGCGTTTGACAAGTACCTCGTGGAAAACGGCGTGACCTCCCCGCGCCAGTCGAGCTGGACGACCGCCACGAACAAGCCGCTGGACACCATTCCCTGGGCCAAAACCTACTTTGACGCCCTGAAGGTCGCCAAGCCCGCCTTCCCGGAAGTGCCCCCGGTGCAGGAAATGCGCGACACGGTCGGCATCGCCATCGTCCAGTCCATCCAGGGCGCGGCGTCCAAGCCGGCGCTCGACCAGGCCAACCGGGACTTCCAGACCGCGCTGAACAGCGCCAAGCAATGA
- a CDS encoding carbohydrate ABC transporter permease: MTTSPLPGTPVRRPRRRPTAPLLFVLPALLLTVIVIAFPLGYTLYQSMTNWVITSPNPPKFIGLANYAELLRDQRALQSLTRTLLITVCSVSLQMVLGVAMALVMNKHFFGRGLFRTLALFPVVATPVAISLIFVTMMNPQTGVLNHFLTSLGLNAQQWIYAEKSVLPALILVDTWQWTPFVMLIALAGLATLPNEPYEAAMIDGANPWQTFWAITLPMLMPSLFVALLFRAIDTLKLFDTIYAMTQGGPGTASETINLYLYTLSFNYFRMGYASSMVIALLVLVLGITLLLIRARKLAEDRS; the protein is encoded by the coding sequence ATGACCACCTCACCGCTGCCCGGCACGCCCGTCCGGCGCCCCAGGCGCCGGCCCACGGCCCCGCTGCTGTTCGTTCTGCCCGCGCTGCTGCTGACGGTCATCGTGATCGCCTTTCCGCTGGGCTACACCCTGTACCAGTCGATGACCAACTGGGTGATCACCAGCCCCAACCCACCGAAATTCATCGGCCTGGCCAACTACGCTGAACTGCTGCGCGACCAGCGCGCGCTGCAGTCGCTGACCCGGACCCTGCTGATCACGGTGTGCTCGGTGAGCCTGCAGATGGTGCTGGGCGTGGCCATGGCGCTGGTGATGAACAAGCACTTCTTCGGCCGCGGCCTGTTCCGGACCCTGGCGCTGTTCCCGGTGGTGGCCACGCCGGTGGCGATCTCGCTGATCTTCGTCACGATGATGAACCCCCAGACCGGCGTGCTCAACCACTTCCTGACGTCGCTGGGCCTGAACGCGCAGCAGTGGATCTACGCGGAGAAGAGCGTGCTGCCCGCGCTGATCCTGGTGGACACCTGGCAGTGGACGCCGTTCGTGATGCTGATTGCCCTGGCCGGCCTGGCGACCCTGCCGAACGAGCCGTACGAGGCGGCCATGATCGACGGCGCCAACCCCTGGCAGACCTTCTGGGCGATTACCCTGCCGATGCTGATGCCCTCGCTGTTCGTGGCGCTGCTGTTCCGCGCCATCGACACGCTCAAGCTGTTCGACACCATCTATGCGATGACGCAGGGCGGCCCGGGCACCGCGTCGGAAACCATCAACCTGTACCTGTACACCCTGAGCTTCAACTACTTCCGCATGGGGTACGCCTCAAGCATGGTGATCGCGCTGCTCGTGCTGGTGCTGGGCATCACGCTGCTGCTGATCCGCGCGCGGAAACTCGCGGAGGACCGTTCATGA